AGGCAGATTGGGAGAAGGTAGAGGAAAGAAGTTTAAAGATTGCACAAATCTTAACAGAAGGAGAAAAAGTTTGTGTTGTCTCTTCAGATGGTACAAATATTTCTTTTGATATTTCAAGCAGGAAAGGAGTAGCAGATACTGGTAGGTTTTTAAGTCCCGGGTGTTTTGGGAATCTGCCAGCAGGAGAGGCTTTTATAGCTCCTGTTGAAGAAAAAGCAGAAGGAGTCTTTGCTACACACTGGGCACCTGATAGAAGACTTAAGGAGCCTGTTAAGTTTTTTGTTAAGAAGGGAAAGGTTGTTAATATTTCAGGAGAAAAAGAGTTTTGTAGTTATATGGAAAGGGTTTTTATGGAAGATGAAAGGCACAGAAATGTTGCTGAACTTGGAATAGGAACTAATGACAAAGCTGTCAGATTTGATAACATTCTTGAAGGGGAGAAGATTCTGGGGACTTGCCATATTGCTGTTGGTGATAACAGTGCCTTTGGTGGCAGGGTAAGGGCAAAAGTGCATATAGATTTTATTGTGGAGAAGCCGACCCTGATTGTTTATAGAGGAAATGAAAAGGTGAAGATTATAAAAGAGGGAAAATTGGTTGTATAGGTGGATTGATATGGAGCGGGCGACGGGATTCGAACCCGCGACCCTCAGCTTGGAAGGCTGATGCTCTAGCCAGCTGAGCTACGCCCGCATCATGGTGGAGGGGGCAGGATTCGAACCTGCGTAGGCGTCAGCCGGTGGATTTACAGTCCACTGCCTTTGACCGCTCGGCCACCCCTCCGTTAGGGGTCAAATGGTGCCGGCTGAGGGAGTCGAACCCCCGACCTGGTGATTACAAGTCACCCGCTCTAGCCAACTGAGCTAAGCCGGCACTTTCAAATCTTGCGAGAGAATAATATAAGCTTTCTTTCCTATATGTCAATAAATTTTGAGGAAAAATCCCTGCATAGGTATACACATACTCCCCACCCACACCAAAGGAAAAAGGCTGCCCACCT
Above is a window of Desulfurobacterium atlanticum DNA encoding:
- a CDS encoding aminopeptidase → MGVFDLKDKVIEKAILNIGKENLGLRKNERLLVLSDWHKTKIGEWLFNGLKNMVKEALHFSYKPTIRHGIEPPETVWMAAFGASAVQALKEEGLFKKILDKEIGKLEEERIFSILKGEVANAPDVVLAVNRFSISHTFFRKLCTDIFGIRFVSMPLFEPFMFYTSMQADWEKVEERSLKIAQILTEGEKVCVVSSDGTNISFDISSRKGVADTGRFLSPGCFGNLPAGEAFIAPVEEKAEGVFATHWAPDRRLKEPVKFFVKKGKVVNISGEKEFCSYMERVFMEDERHRNVAELGIGTNDKAVRFDNILEGEKILGTCHIAVGDNSAFGGRVRAKVHIDFIVEKPTLIVYRGNEKVKIIKEGKLVV